From the genome of Arthrobacter sp. SLBN-122:
GCGTGGCTTCCGTCATTTGCGACGCCTACGAGATGTCGGGCGAGCCTGCGGCAATCTGTCCCCGGAGCATTCTCAAGCGAGTCGTGCAGAAAGCCGAAGACCTTGGATACTCGCCAGTCTGCGCCTACGAGTTCGAGTTCTACCTGCTCAAAGGCACCCCGACGGACCTTGCCGCCAAGGACTGGCGCGACCTGACCCCCATCACGGCGGGCAGTCACACCTACAGCCTCGTCAGGGACACAGGCACCGAGTTCCTCATCGGTGAGATCCGACGCCGCCTGTCTGAGCAGGGCATTTTCATCGAGGCCAGCAACAGTGAAAACGGTCCGGGCCAGTTCGAGATGAACATCCACTATTCGGATGCTCTCGCAGCCGCGGACAACGCCCTCCGGCTAAAGGCAACCGTCAAGGAGGTTGCAGCTGAGGCCGGCTACACGGCATCATTCATGGCCAAGATCAACCCGGAGTGGGCCGGCTCCTCCGGGCACATGCACCAGAGCCTTTGGGATCCGCAGTCGGGCAAGTCCGCCTTCGCCAATGCCGAGGAGCCCGGCGAACTGAGCGCCATCGGATACAACTACCTGGCCGGCGTCGTCGAGACGGCACCGGAGCTCACGGCCCTCTACCTGCCCACCATCAACTCTTACAAGCGGACCGAAGGCGGGCAGTGGGCCGGATCCAGCGCCACCTGGGGCCTGGACAACCGAACGGTCGCCATCAGGTCCATCCCGTCAAAGAGCAGCGCCGCACGCATTGAAAACCGGGTACCGGGCGCTGACGCCAATCCTTACCTGGTCATCGCCGCTAACATCGCTGCCGGCCTGCACGGCGTGGAGCAGGAACTGACCGCCCCGAAGCGGGTGGAAGGAAACGCCTACGCCCTGGAGGAAGGACACCAGGTAAAGCAGCTGCCCGGAACACTCGACCAGGCCATCGAACAGTTCGAAAAAAGCGAGGTCGCCAAGGCGTACTTCGGCGAAACCTTC
Proteins encoded in this window:
- a CDS encoding glutamine synthetase family protein; its protein translation is MNPITQVPEDLHELEAIDMQDQSSAASAHDELQKFVSDNDIKTFKVGVVDLDGVWRGKRIPARYFLESVAERGTNICNIIFGWDIQDEIISDLSYTGWDTGYPDVTLLPDLSTLKVVPGEPGVASVICDAYEMSGEPAAICPRSILKRVVQKAEDLGYSPVCAYEFEFYLLKGTPTDLAAKDWRDLTPITAGSHTYSLVRDTGTEFLIGEIRRRLSEQGIFIEASNSENGPGQFEMNIHYSDALAAADNALRLKATVKEVAAEAGYTASFMAKINPEWAGSSGHMHQSLWDPQSGKSAFANAEEPGELSAIGYNYLAGVVETAPELTALYLPTINSYKRTEGGQWAGSSATWGLDNRTVAIRSIPSKSSAARIENRVPGADANPYLVIAANIAAGLHGVEQELTAPKRVEGNAYALEEGHQVKQLPGTLDQAIEQFEKSEVAKAYFGETFVTHYVQTRRWELRKLQTSVTDFEIARYLERI